Genomic DNA from bacterium:
CTCCACCGCCCGGGCGATGGCCGCGATGTCCGCCACGTTGGGGCTGAGCTTGACGATCAGGGGCTGGTCAGCCGCCTTTTTCACCAGGGCGGTCAGCTTGGCGGCCTGGACGGGATCGGAGCCGAAGGCCACGCCGCCCTGTTTGACGTTGGGGCAGGAGATATTAAGTTCGATCCCGGAGATGCCCGGCCGGCCTTTGAGCATCCCGGCCAGTTCAACGTATTCCTCCATGGTATTGCCGGCGATGTTGACGATCACCACCGGGTGGTGGGATAGCAGCTCGGGCAGTTTTTCCGCCAGGAACATTTTCGCCCCCACATTGGCCAGGCCGATGGAATTGAGCATTCCGCCGGGGGTCTCATAGACCCGGGGCGGCTTGTTTCCGGCCCGGGGCAGCAGGGTGATGGTCTTGGTGATCACGGCCCCGAACAGGCCGGGGGGGACCAGGGGGAGGTATTCTGTCCCGTAGCCGAAGGTGCCGGAGGCGGCCATCACCGGATTCTTCATTTTGATCCCGGCGATCTCCACCGAGAGGTCAATGGAATCCTTGGTTCTGATGTCTT
This window encodes:
- a CDS encoding dihydroorotate dehydrogenase; this translates as MKDIRTKDSIDLSVEIAGIKMKNPVMAASGTFGYGTEYLPLVPPGLFGAVITKTITLLPRAGNKPPRVYETPGGMLNSIGLANVGAKMFLAEKLPELLSHHPVVIVNIAGNTMEEYVELAGMLKGRPGISGIELNISCPNVKQGGVAFGSDPVQAAKLTALVKKAADQPLIVKLSPNVADIAAIARAVEQAGADAISLINTLYGMAIDIDKQRPVLGNITGGLSGPAIKPVALYNVFKASRAVKVPVIGLGGIMCSDDAVEFLLAGAAAVQIGTASFVDPGAVRKITGGLRDYCLKKGYTKVSQITGKLAV